Proteins from a genomic interval of Musa acuminata AAA Group cultivar baxijiao chromosome BXJ1-9, Cavendish_Baxijiao_AAA, whole genome shotgun sequence:
- the LOC103998970 gene encoding fasciclin-like arabinogalactan protein 14: MTLRPPTLLFLPFLLFPLAASHNITRILAQFDDFSTFNSLLTQTQLVSDINSRRTITVLAVDNGAASSVSSRPTDELKKILSVHVVLDYYDDAKLHKLPNHTAILTTLFQATGLASGRNGFLNVTNMGNGQIAFGSAVPGSSLVANFVKVVATRPYNISVIQISSVIVPPSISGGASNHSTSPTAAPVAAPAPANATLTPTLAPSKDAPSPTPDAASPSDVSNGPSPADAPADAPASDTPVASPPGPMSPDGSPAGAPSNDADAPAGESSAAERVVAGAGVAITMAFAMLGSLQMS, translated from the coding sequence ATGACTTTGAGACCACCCACTCTCTTGTTCCTCCCCTTCCTTCTCTTCCCCTTGGCAGCTTCCCACAACATCACCAGGATCCTCGCCCAGTTCGACGACTTCTCCACCTTCAACAGCCTCCTCACTCAAACCCAGCTGGTCTCTGACATCAACAGCCGCCGCACCATCACCGTCCTCGCCGTCGACAACGGTGCGGCCTCGTCCGTCTCCAGCCGCCCCACCGACGAACTCAAGAAGATCCTTTCGGTGCACGTCGTACTTGACTACTACGACGACGCGAAGCTCCACAAACTCCCCAACCACACCGCCATTCTGACCACGCTCTTCCAGGCCACCGGCCTCGCCTCCGGCCGGAACGGGTTCCTCAACGTGACCAACATGGGCAACGGGCAGATTGCCTTCGGCTCCGCCGTGCCGGGCTCGTCCCTGGTCGCTAACTTCGTCAAGGTCGTGGCGACGCGGCCCTACAACATCTCGGTCATCCAGATCAGCAGCGTCATCGTCCCGCCCAGCATCAGCGGTGGGGCCAGCAACCACAGCACATCGCCGACGGCAGCGCCAGTCGCGGCACCTGCGCCGGCGAATGCAACACTGACACCGACGCTGGCCCCTTCCAAAGACGCCCCATCACCAACTCCCGACGCAGCGTCTCCGAGTGACGTGTCGAACGGGCCCTCACCGGCGGACGCACCGGCAGACGCACCGGCTTCAGACACTCCTGTGGCGTCACCGCCGGGCCCAATGAGCCCGGACGGATCACCGGCCGGAGCTCCGTCGAACGACGCCGACGCTCCGGCAGGTGAATCTTCAGCCGCCGAGCGTGTGGTTGCTGGTGCTGGAGTTGCTATTACCATGGCTTTCGCCATGTTAGGTTCTCTCCAAATGAGTTAA